The Juglans regia cultivar Chandler chromosome 2, Walnut 2.0, whole genome shotgun sequence genome includes a window with the following:
- the LOC108999259 gene encoding AAA-ATPase ASD, mitochondrial-like, with protein MSPTTVTELWASVISALGSIMLLWTLYPQYFPKELREFFNKYTSIIISYFNPYINISFSEASEDRFKRSDAYLTVETYLSTKAPKTAKRLKAELGKDSSKVVLSLDAHQTVADEFRGVKIWWEVKQEVKTSRSFYTPRQETTMSYMLTFHKRYRDLIIESYLEHVMKEGKEIGVRNRQRKLYTNCSNEKSPWNMMKRSMWSSIYFEHPAKFEKIGMDPETKQEIVDDLLTFSKSKDYYEKIGKPWKRGYLLYGPPGTGKSTMIAAIANLLEYDVYDLELTTVKDNTELRKFMIETTAKSIIVIEDIDCSLDLTGQRKKKTKKSSDDDDDENEIPMKGAKEEEKSNKVTLSGLLNVIDGLWSACGGERLIIFTTNYMEKLDPALIRKGRMDKYIKLSYCSFDAFKVLAKNYLDLEKHPMFDTIQRLIGETKIIPADVAENLMPKSSSDDADKCLSKLIQALEQAKEEATKKKDEDEKLEE; from the coding sequence atGTCGCCAACGACTGTGACTGAGTTGTGGGCATCTGTGATCTCTGCCCTAGGCAGCATCATGCTTTTGTGGACACTCTATCCACAATATTTTCCTAAAGAGCTTCGAGAATTCTTCAATAAATATACAAGCATAATCATCAGCTACTTCAATCCCTACATAAATATTTCGTTCTCTGAGGCCTCAGAAGATCGGTTCAAGCGTAGCGATGCCTATTTAACTGTTGAGACTTACCTCAGCACCAAAGCTCCCAAGACAGCTAAACGACTCAAAGCAGAGTTGGGTAAAGATAGCAGCAAAGTGGTTTTGAGCCTGGATGCGCATCAAACCGTGGCAGATGAGTTTCGTGGTGTTAAGATTTGGTGGGAGGTAAAACAAGAAGTCAAAACATCAAGATCCTTCTATACTCCTCGCCAGGAGACCACGATGTCGTACATGCTCACGTTTCATAAGAGATATCGTGACCTAATCATTGAGTCATATTTGGAGCATGTTATGAAGGAAGGGAAGGAAATTGGTGTGAGGAATCGGCAGAGGAAGCTCTACACGAATTGTTCTAATGAAAAGTCGCCGTGGAACATGATGAAGCGAAGCATGTGGAGTAGCATCTATTTCGAGCATCCAGCTAAGTTTGAAAAAATCGGTATGGATCCAGAGACGAAGCAGGAGATTGTTGACGACCTGTTGACTTTCAGCAAGAGTAAAGACTATTATGAAAAGATTGGGAAGCCATGGAAGAGGGGTTATCTTCTCTATGGCCCTCCTGGGACAGGGAAGTCAACGATGATTGCAGCAATAGCAAACCTGTTGGAATATGATGTCTATGATCTTGAGCTCACAACAGTGAAGGATAACACGGAGCTGCGAAAGTTTATGATCGAGACTACTGCTAAGTCCATCATCGTGATCGAGGACATCGACTGCTCACTAGATCTTACTGgtcaaagaaagaagaaaacaaagaaatcttcagatgatgatgatgatgagaacGAAATTCCCATGAAAGGTGCCAAGGAAGAGGAGAAAAGTAATAAGGTCACACTTTCTGGGCTGTTGAATGTTATCGATGGACTGTGGTCGGCTTGTGGGGGAGAGAGGCTGATTATTTTTACTACAAATTATATGGAGAAGCTGGATCCTGCACTCATAAGGAAAGGTAGAATGGACAAGTATATTAAGCTCTCTTACTGCAGTTTTGATGCATTCAAGGTGCTTGCAAAGAATTACTTGGATCTTGAAAAGCATCCGATGTTTGACACAATACAGAGGTTGATCGGGGAGACAAAGATCATACCTGCTGATGTTGCAGAGAACCTTATGCCAAAGTCGTCATCAGATGATGCAGATAAATGCCTATCGAAGTTGATACAGGCTCTTGAGCAAGCAAAGGAAGAAGCAACAAAGAAGAAAGATGAAGACGAGAAACTAGAAGAGTAA